A window of the Chloroflexus sp. Y-396-1 genome harbors these coding sequences:
- a CDS encoding FKBP-type peptidyl-prolyl cis-trans isomerase codes for MTTASGLQYVEVQAGDGEQPQLGSVVAVHYRGMLADGSVFDSSYERGEPIRFPLGVGMVIPGWDEGIGLMRVGGKARLIIPPHLAYGELGYPPVIPPNATLTFDVELIEVLPGPPEAPQDIPADRYTTSASGLQYADLTVGEGATAIAGRTVTVHYTGWLTDGSMFDSSLSRGEPFVFSLGAGRVIRGWDEGVAGMRVGGRRQLIIPAALAYGNRGAGGVIPPGATLIFEVELLEVH; via the coding sequence ATGACAACAGCAAGTGGCCTTCAGTATGTCGAAGTGCAGGCCGGTGATGGTGAGCAGCCGCAGCTCGGTTCGGTGGTCGCCGTTCACTATCGTGGCATGCTGGCCGATGGCAGCGTCTTCGATAGTTCGTATGAGCGGGGCGAGCCGATCCGCTTCCCACTCGGCGTTGGGATGGTCATTCCGGGTTGGGATGAGGGGATCGGACTGATGCGGGTTGGAGGGAAGGCGCGGCTGATTATTCCGCCGCACCTTGCTTACGGTGAGCTGGGCTACCCACCGGTCATTCCACCAAATGCCACACTGACCTTCGATGTCGAGCTGATTGAGGTGTTGCCAGGGCCACCCGAAGCCCCGCAAGACATCCCCGCTGATCGCTATACCACCAGCGCCAGTGGTTTGCAGTACGCCGATCTGACGGTGGGTGAAGGCGCCACCGCGATTGCCGGCCGCACGGTGACGGTACACTATACCGGTTGGCTCACCGATGGTAGTATGTTCGACAGCTCGCTGAGTCGGGGCGAGCCGTTTGTCTTCTCGCTAGGCGCAGGTCGGGTCATTCGCGGTTGGGATGAAGGTGTGGCCGGGATGCGAGTGGGTGGACGCCGACAGTTAATTATTCCGGCAGCGCTGGCCTACGGCAATCGCGGTGCGGGTGGTGTGATACCGCCAGGCGCGACCCTGATCTTTGAGGTGGAGTTGTTGGAGGTGCATTGA
- a CDS encoding DUF4230 domain-containing protein, with protein sequence MIKQHSIQWIVSGIVALTVFGLLLFLANSNWRNLTTMATPVPEEPWPTLPPTFTPLPPTVAPAAPTLIPLPDLRRIDPTIELAIKFPVTTVTTVRGAQSFFGRDEITLKVTAEVRLAVDLSRAEIRREGNTLLIRLPRATISGEPNPIEIEVIGESRRWIGSQITAAQNQALAQARAEIRQRVANDQELISIASEVAYRRLERWLIDDLGFSRVTIEPIIP encoded by the coding sequence ATGATCAAACAACACTCAATTCAATGGATTGTAAGCGGGATTGTTGCGCTAACCGTGTTTGGCCTGTTGCTCTTCCTTGCCAATAGCAACTGGCGCAATCTGACCACGATGGCGACCCCAGTGCCCGAAGAACCCTGGCCCACGCTTCCCCCAACCTTTACCCCTTTACCGCCAACGGTAGCTCCGGCAGCACCGACGCTCATTCCTCTACCCGATCTACGCCGGATCGATCCGACAATTGAGCTGGCAATCAAGTTTCCGGTAACAACAGTAACCACGGTTCGCGGGGCGCAGAGCTTCTTCGGTCGCGACGAGATTACACTCAAAGTTACAGCGGAAGTCCGCTTGGCAGTTGATCTGAGCCGGGCTGAAATCCGACGTGAGGGCAATACGCTGCTGATCCGGTTGCCACGAGCAACAATTTCCGGTGAACCTAATCCGATTGAAATCGAGGTAATTGGTGAGTCACGACGTTGGATTGGTTCACAGATTACAGCCGCTCAAAATCAGGCATTAGCCCAGGCCCGTGCTGAGATTCGACAGCGGGTTGCTAATGATCAGGAATTGATCAGTATTGCCAGTGAAGTTGCTTATCGTCGGCTCGAACGCTGGCTAATCGACGATCTTGGCTTCAGTCGGGTAACCATCGAGCCAATCATTCCATGA
- a CDS encoding PAS domain S-box protein — MSISVTPPEFTPRQIERFYTVLSYTGFILTESDAQGVITFANPATQRYFGYAPEECIGKSVLDFTYPDDRERLQQIMIEAITAHQRSVEIENRVLHRDGTVFSFLWSVVVHYDEHSTVTGFTSIGQDISALHRLRQELYEQREMLHNVIDNLPIGIFWKDKESRFLGCNRRVLADAGLSTFKEIIGKTDFDLPWQKRALDYQASDRAVMASGPKLNVEENLTRGDGSTIWLRTGKLPLVRHNQVVGVLGFYEDITEQRQQEQERRTLQLLVENAPDGIGLLDRQWKISYANPAFVAMLGHRELIGQSWPSLIHPDDRDQLEVIMRQVAVGHDAYARLRYVHDNGSIITAYVSIPVLRDQQGQIIGYGIINHDVTEQLKSEEQLRASEQRHRSLLQALPDLIFLLSQDGVFRDYHSNEIAVAFPPEYFLNRHFTEVLPSELANLTAHHLAELKRTGTLQRYEYQMQIDGQMRDYEARMTFSGDDVLIMIRDITEQRQAERERQTIALQEQIIEAQQAILHELSTPLLPIADGVVTMPLIGAIDTSRAQRIMETLLTGIADYQATIAIIDITGVKVVDTQVASALLRTAQAAGMLGAQVVLTGIRPEIAQTIVYLGADLRGIVTKATLQEGIAYALSHRRVKQPTLNGRTVRTGSRTTG, encoded by the coding sequence ATGAGTATATCTGTAACACCACCTGAATTTACCCCTCGTCAGATCGAACGCTTTTACACAGTTCTGTCGTATACCGGTTTCATTCTTACCGAATCCGATGCTCAGGGAGTCATTACCTTTGCCAATCCTGCTACGCAGCGTTATTTCGGATACGCACCAGAGGAGTGTATTGGTAAGTCGGTACTCGATTTCACCTATCCCGATGATCGAGAGCGCTTGCAGCAGATAATGATCGAAGCGATCACCGCACACCAACGTTCGGTAGAAATCGAAAACCGTGTGTTGCATCGCGATGGAACCGTTTTTTCATTCCTGTGGTCAGTCGTCGTTCATTACGATGAGCATAGTACGGTGACCGGCTTTACCTCGATTGGTCAAGATATTTCCGCCCTTCACCGCTTACGTCAGGAGTTGTATGAACAGCGTGAGATGTTGCATAACGTGATTGACAATCTCCCGATAGGCATCTTTTGGAAGGATAAAGAGTCGCGCTTTCTCGGTTGTAACCGTCGTGTTTTGGCTGATGCCGGTCTGAGCACATTCAAAGAGATCATTGGTAAGACCGATTTCGATCTCCCATGGCAGAAGAGAGCGCTCGACTATCAGGCAAGCGATCGTGCGGTGATGGCATCTGGTCCAAAGCTGAATGTTGAAGAGAACCTTACTCGTGGTGATGGCAGTACCATCTGGCTACGCACCGGTAAATTACCGTTGGTGCGTCATAATCAGGTGGTGGGAGTATTGGGATTCTACGAGGATATTACTGAACAACGGCAGCAAGAGCAAGAGCGGCGAACGCTTCAATTGCTCGTTGAGAATGCACCGGATGGCATCGGTCTGCTTGATCGCCAGTGGAAAATTAGCTATGCCAACCCAGCATTTGTCGCAATGTTGGGCCATCGTGAACTGATTGGGCAATCCTGGCCTTCCCTCATCCATCCCGACGACCGTGATCAGCTTGAAGTGATCATGCGCCAGGTAGCAGTCGGCCATGACGCCTATGCCAGATTGCGCTATGTGCACGATAACGGTTCAATCATCACAGCCTATGTGTCTATTCCGGTATTGCGCGATCAGCAGGGACAGATCATTGGCTATGGGATCATAAACCACGACGTTACTGAGCAATTGAAGTCTGAAGAGCAACTCCGTGCGAGCGAGCAGCGCCACCGGTCGCTCTTGCAGGCGCTGCCTGACCTGATCTTTCTGCTATCGCAGGATGGTGTCTTCCGCGATTATCACTCAAATGAGATTGCCGTTGCTTTTCCACCGGAGTATTTTCTCAATCGCCATTTCACGGAAGTGCTGCCATCAGAGCTGGCCAACTTGACAGCCCATCATCTGGCAGAGCTGAAACGCACTGGTACCTTGCAACGTTATGAGTATCAGATGCAGATAGATGGTCAGATGCGCGATTATGAAGCGCGGATGACGTTCAGCGGAGATGATGTGCTCATTATGATTCGCGACATTACCGAGCAGCGTCAAGCCGAGCGTGAACGTCAGACAATCGCATTACAGGAACAGATCATTGAGGCGCAGCAAGCGATTTTGCACGAACTGAGTACGCCTCTGTTACCGATTGCCGATGGCGTGGTCACAATGCCGTTGATCGGTGCGATTGATACCAGCCGTGCTCAGCGCATCATGGAGACCTTGTTGACCGGTATTGCTGACTACCAGGCGACGATTGCCATTATTGATATTACCGGCGTGAAGGTTGTTGATACGCAGGTTGCCAGTGCACTGCTGCGTACCGCTCAGGCAGCAGGTATGCTCGGTGCGCAAGTGGTGTTGACCGGTATTCGCCCAGAAATTGCGCAGACGATTGTGTATCTCGGTGCTGATCTGCGTGGAATCGTGACGAAAGCAACATTGCAGGAAGGAATCGCTTACGCGCTATCCCATCGGCGTGTTAAACAACCGACGCTAAATGGCCGCACGGTAAGGACGGGTTCCCGAACTACCGGTTAG
- a CDS encoding DUF4230 domain-containing protein, producing the protein MQTLRLIWNGLAVAAVLFMVWSVVQAFQNMSTPPSAPTTTVETQIIEAVRRVNKQIFIEHYAGVEVRHLDAPGGWAAFLRNLGVRQEFLVLIRGRVPAGIDLSQLRSEDIWVSSDGRRAQIILPPPQVFTDQVSLDLANSRVIENTDFCPGFICPRTNLESFFQAVDAEAKAALVQAAIEAGILSQAARDAEAYYTQLLNSLGIAEVRVIVRGYSGR; encoded by the coding sequence GTGCAAACTCTGAGGCTTATTTGGAATGGTCTAGCCGTGGCTGCCGTCCTCTTCATGGTCTGGAGCGTCGTACAAGCCTTTCAAAACATGTCCACCCCTCCGTCAGCTCCGACTACTACTGTGGAGACACAGATCATCGAGGCCGTGCGGCGAGTCAACAAACAGATTTTCATCGAGCACTACGCAGGGGTAGAAGTACGTCATCTCGACGCACCGGGTGGTTGGGCAGCCTTCTTGCGCAACCTCGGTGTACGCCAGGAATTTCTGGTTCTGATCCGAGGGCGGGTACCGGCGGGCATTGATCTGAGCCAACTGCGCTCTGAAGATATCTGGGTCAGCAGTGACGGCCGGCGGGCACAAATTATCCTTCCACCGCCACAAGTCTTCACCGATCAGGTGTCGCTCGATCTGGCGAACAGTCGTGTGATTGAAAATACCGACTTCTGCCCTGGATTTATCTGCCCGCGCACAAACCTTGAGAGCTTTTTTCAAGCGGTCGATGCGGAGGCGAAAGCGGCATTAGTCCAGGCTGCAATTGAGGCTGGCATTCTTTCTCAGGCCGCCCGTGACGCAGAGGCCTACTATACTCAACTGCTCAACAGCCTGGGTATTGCCGAGGTGCGGGTGATTGTGCGCGGGTATAGTGGGAGGTAG
- the menC gene encoding o-succinylbenzoate synthase, producing MRIEAIELRRIRLPYRAPFETSGWCEEANHSVIVTLRSEGAVGWGEAPVGAGPWYNEETQATAWVMMREILAPMLLGRDLSQPEEVDAIFARVRGNRMARAGLEFAVWDLFGRAYGKSLSTMLGGTRKRVEVGVSVGIQESIEALLDVVDSYVKAGYQRVKLKIKPGWDVEPTRAVRERWPDLQLQVDANSIYTLDQAEQLALLDEFDLLLIEQPLAHDDIIDHAKLQRLLRTPICLDESIVSPEHARWAIELGACGVINIKPSRVGGFTAARRIHDLAQAAGIPVWCGGMLETGIGRAANVGLASLPNFSLPGDISANDRYFTQDIVTNPFTLNPDSTLSVPTGPGSGAEVDLDYLQAVTTDYVMLRA from the coding sequence ATGCGGATCGAAGCCATCGAATTGCGACGGATCAGGCTACCCTACCGAGCACCGTTCGAGACGAGTGGCTGGTGCGAAGAGGCTAATCATTCAGTTATCGTGACCCTGCGTAGCGAAGGTGCGGTCGGTTGGGGGGAAGCACCGGTTGGCGCCGGGCCGTGGTACAACGAGGAGACGCAGGCAACCGCGTGGGTGATGATGCGTGAGATTCTGGCTCCGATGCTGTTAGGTCGTGATCTGAGCCAACCTGAAGAGGTTGATGCCATTTTTGCCCGTGTGCGCGGCAATCGGATGGCGCGGGCCGGCCTGGAGTTTGCTGTGTGGGACTTGTTCGGGCGAGCTTATGGTAAGAGCCTGAGTACCATGCTTGGTGGTACCCGGAAACGGGTTGAAGTTGGGGTCAGTGTTGGCATTCAGGAATCCATCGAAGCCCTTCTCGATGTCGTTGATAGTTACGTAAAAGCCGGCTATCAGCGGGTAAAACTCAAGATTAAACCGGGATGGGACGTCGAGCCGACCCGTGCCGTGCGTGAACGCTGGCCTGATTTGCAGTTGCAGGTAGACGCTAACAGTATCTATACGCTCGATCAGGCCGAGCAACTGGCGTTACTCGACGAGTTTGATCTCCTCTTGATCGAACAACCGCTGGCCCACGATGATATTATCGACCACGCTAAATTACAACGGCTCTTACGCACACCTATCTGTCTTGATGAGAGTATCGTCTCACCTGAACACGCCCGTTGGGCCATCGAGTTAGGAGCTTGCGGGGTCATCAATATCAAACCATCGCGAGTAGGCGGTTTTACGGCGGCCCGGCGAATTCACGACCTGGCTCAGGCAGCCGGTATCCCCGTCTGGTGCGGTGGGATGCTCGAAACCGGTATTGGTCGGGCAGCCAACGTTGGGCTAGCCAGCCTGCCCAATTTCAGCTTACCCGGTGACATCAGCGCTAATGACCGCTATTTTACGCAAGACATCGTAACCAATCCTTTCACGCTCAATCCCGACAGTACGCTTAGCGTGCCAACCGGGCCGGGCAGCGGGGCTGAGGTCGATCTAGACTATCTCCAGGCGGTAACGACCGATTATGTGATGTTGCGGGCGTAG
- a CDS encoding TRM11 family methyltransferase: MTDERDPRNRLNDLDARAWTYALRSVISTAYPTRGAASLAHHLRRKHPSPKPPQLMAELIRFFTRRHGHILDPFAGVGGTLIASSLEERTAVGIDLSPEYASIYQAVCTELGIPSQTYLVADARHLLDLPAVRERPFDLILTDPPYAAMMARPKTGERRKRGRPQPTPFTTSSADLGNLPYHEFIRELCAILSSALQVLRPYGHLVVFAKDLQPTPEHHNMLHADLVVALRQIPGLEYRGYQIWHDQSQRLYPFGYPYTFVANQMHQFILIFRWRGE; encoded by the coding sequence ATGACCGACGAACGCGATCCTCGTAATCGGCTCAACGACCTCGATGCACGGGCCTGGACCTACGCTCTGCGGTCGGTGATCAGCACTGCCTACCCTACTCGTGGCGCCGCGAGTCTAGCTCACCACTTGCGTCGCAAACATCCCTCACCCAAGCCACCGCAACTGATGGCCGAGCTGATTCGCTTTTTCACTCGGCGGCATGGTCACATCCTCGATCCATTTGCGGGCGTAGGCGGTACCTTGATCGCCAGTTCCCTTGAGGAACGCACAGCCGTTGGGATTGATCTCTCACCGGAGTACGCATCCATTTACCAGGCGGTCTGCACCGAGCTAGGAATACCATCGCAAACCTATCTGGTTGCCGACGCTCGTCATCTTCTCGACCTGCCAGCAGTTCGAGAACGCCCATTCGACCTGATCTTAACCGATCCGCCGTATGCAGCAATGATGGCGCGTCCGAAAACCGGCGAACGGCGGAAACGTGGTCGTCCACAACCAACCCCCTTTACCACATCGTCGGCTGATCTGGGCAATCTTCCCTACCACGAGTTTATCCGCGAACTATGCGCAATTCTTTCCTCAGCGCTTCAGGTCTTACGACCTTATGGTCACCTGGTCGTGTTTGCGAAAGATCTGCAGCCAACCCCCGAACATCACAACATGCTCCATGCCGATCTCGTTGTGGCATTACGCCAGATTCCCGGCCTCGAATATCGTGGCTACCAAATCTGGCACGATCAGAGCCAGCGCCTGTATCCATTTGGCTACCCCTACACGTTCGTCGCCAACCAGATGCATCAGTTTATTTTGATTTTCCGCTGGCGGGGGGAGTAG
- a CDS encoding glutaminyl-peptide cyclotransferase: MRWLLLCWGALSWLVACAALPPTTATPTPSPVSLSIPLALAPVPTGTTTPERISLPLVGTTNMAPAQAPPFLPYRVIASYPHDSRAWTQGLIFAGPGRLFEGTGDYANSSLREVELATGQVLRQVDLGDPTLYGEGIAQIGDRIFQLTWQNRIGLIYDAATFNRIGSFTYPTPPATMPREGWGLTYDGTSLIMSDGTATLYFIDPEQTVTTGQLMVDRTITVKIGDQPRDKLNELEYINGAIFANVWYSDQIVRIDPASGQVTGILDLSGLLSPAERAAADVLNGIAYDPASGLIFVTGKYWPRLFAITLEQTVYLPLISTTADQ; encoded by the coding sequence GTGCGCTGGTTATTGCTGTGCTGGGGAGCACTGAGTTGGTTGGTGGCCTGTGCTGCACTGCCGCCAACGACTGCTACACCTACACCATCGCCAGTGTCGTTATCAATACCATTGGCGCTGGCACCTGTACCAACCGGAACAACAACACCGGAGCGCATATCACTGCCGCTGGTTGGCACAACCAATATGGCCCCAGCTCAAGCTCCGCCATTTCTGCCGTACCGCGTGATAGCAAGCTATCCGCACGACTCGCGAGCCTGGACACAGGGTCTCATCTTTGCCGGGCCAGGTCGACTCTTTGAAGGCACTGGCGATTATGCCAATTCATCGCTACGCGAAGTTGAGCTGGCAACTGGTCAAGTTCTGCGTCAGGTCGATCTCGGCGATCCGACGCTCTACGGTGAAGGTATCGCTCAAATTGGTGACCGGATATTTCAATTGACTTGGCAGAATCGGATTGGCTTGATCTACGATGCAGCAACGTTCAATCGAATCGGTTCGTTTACATATCCTACACCACCTGCCACTATGCCACGTGAGGGATGGGGTTTGACCTACGATGGTACATCTCTGATCATGAGTGATGGAACAGCAACCCTCTACTTCATTGATCCGGAGCAAACCGTTACCACCGGTCAACTGATGGTCGATCGCACTATTACCGTAAAAATTGGCGATCAACCACGTGACAAGTTGAACGAGCTAGAATATATCAACGGCGCCATCTTTGCTAATGTCTGGTACAGCGATCAGATCGTGCGCATTGATCCGGCGAGCGGTCAGGTCACCGGTATCCTCGATCTGAGCGGGCTGCTGTCGCCAGCGGAACGCGCTGCTGCCGATGTCCTCAACGGTATTGCTTACGATCCAGCAAGCGGGCTGATCTTTGTAACCGGTAAATACTGGCCACGCCTGTTTGCCATCACGCTTGAACAAACTGTCTATTTACCACTGATCTCCACAACGGCAGATCAGTAG
- the selD gene encoding selenide, water dikinase SelD — MDKREQIRLTTLAACAGUAAKLGPGALASVLAMLRTPAHPQVLVGLAESDDAAVYQLNNDTALVQTVDFFPPIVDDPYTYGAIAAANALSDVYAMGGKPILALAIAAFPDNLDQSIISAILQGGIDKATEAGAVVVGGHTVTDREPKYGLCVTGLIDPQRIITKAGARPGDRLFLSKPLGTGIITTAAKRDAVNEADLNTAIESMVTLNRRMAELMEQVEIHAATDVTGYGLLGHAGEIARQSNVSLRIDARAVPVLPGVLTYAEAGMIPGGLRRNLEFAASFTTFAPTLPPVYQLLLADPQTSGGLLIAAPPQAATVLQALCAAVGQPIWEIGEVIGGSGLIVQ; from the coding sequence ATGGACAAGCGCGAACAAATTCGATTGACAACCCTGGCAGCCTGCGCTGGCTGAGCAGCAAAGTTGGGGCCGGGTGCCCTTGCTTCAGTGCTGGCTATGCTTCGCACACCTGCTCACCCGCAGGTGTTAGTCGGCTTGGCCGAAAGCGATGATGCTGCCGTCTACCAACTGAATAACGACACGGCGCTTGTGCAAACGGTTGACTTCTTCCCGCCGATTGTCGATGACCCATACACCTACGGCGCTATCGCTGCGGCTAATGCACTCAGCGATGTGTACGCAATGGGAGGAAAGCCTATTCTTGCGCTCGCCATCGCTGCATTTCCCGATAACCTCGATCAATCGATCATCTCGGCGATACTGCAGGGCGGTATCGACAAAGCTACCGAAGCTGGCGCGGTCGTGGTTGGTGGTCATACGGTGACCGACCGTGAACCAAAATATGGTTTGTGTGTAACCGGGCTAATTGATCCACAACGGATTATTACGAAAGCCGGGGCGCGTCCCGGTGATCGATTGTTCCTCAGTAAGCCGCTTGGTACTGGCATCATTACGACTGCTGCTAAGCGCGATGCGGTGAACGAAGCTGACCTCAACACGGCTATCGAGAGTATGGTAACTCTCAACCGGCGCATGGCCGAACTAATGGAACAGGTTGAAATTCACGCCGCTACCGATGTGACCGGCTACGGCCTGCTCGGTCATGCTGGCGAGATTGCCCGTCAGAGTAATGTATCTCTGCGTATTGATGCTAGGGCCGTACCAGTTCTCCCCGGTGTACTTACCTATGCCGAAGCCGGCATGATCCCCGGTGGTTTACGGCGTAATCTCGAATTTGCCGCTTCGTTTACCACCTTCGCCCCCACTCTTCCCCCTGTCTATCAACTGCTACTGGCCGACCCGCAAACCTCTGGTGGGTTATTGATTGCTGCGCCACCACAAGCCGCTACTGTATTGCAGGCACTATGTGCTGCGGTTGGGCAGCCAATCTGGGAGATCGGTGAGGTGATCGGTGGTAGTGGTCTGATAGTTCAATAG
- a CDS encoding glycosyltransferase, which translates to MHIVQLYKDYPPIQGGIENHLQLLSEGLVARGHRVTVVFVAPGRHGWQMERNGVSLIATPRLFTLARAPVSLPLLWLIRRLRPDLIHFHHPYPFGDLALLALPTTLVVTYHSDIVRQRVLGLLAAPLIEQTLRRAARIIATSPALVATSHWLTRHRERVRVVPFGIPSLPLPDPHLVTALRHRFPGPNALFVGRLRYYKGVDRLIRALALLPYGRAIIVGGDATVRGSDLIRLAAEVGVGDRVHVLGAVDNVTLRALYAVADVFVLPSVARSEAFGIVQIEAQQAGLPIICTELGTGTTYVNLHLRTGLVVPPDDPPALAQALHTLWQNPDRARAFGLAGRERAATEFSLDRMLTRIEAVYAEALTTTVL; encoded by the coding sequence ATGCACATCGTCCAACTCTACAAAGACTATCCACCGATTCAGGGTGGCATTGAAAACCATCTCCAGTTATTGAGCGAAGGCCTAGTAGCACGTGGACACCGGGTAACGGTTGTCTTTGTCGCCCCCGGACGCCATGGCTGGCAAATGGAACGGAATGGGGTTTCGCTAATAGCCACGCCACGATTATTCACGCTGGCCCGTGCTCCGGTCAGTCTGCCGCTGCTCTGGCTGATACGACGTTTACGACCCGATCTGATCCATTTTCATCACCCGTATCCGTTCGGTGATCTGGCGTTGCTGGCACTCCCAACTACACTCGTCGTCACCTATCATAGTGACATTGTGCGTCAACGAGTTTTGGGGCTGCTCGCAGCCCCACTTATCGAACAGACCCTACGACGGGCGGCCCGCATCATCGCTACCAGCCCGGCGCTGGTGGCTACATCGCACTGGCTAACCCGTCATCGCGAACGGGTGCGCGTGGTACCGTTCGGGATACCTTCCCTGCCTCTGCCCGACCCCCATCTGGTGACAGCGCTACGGCATCGTTTCCCTGGTCCCAATGCCTTATTCGTCGGCCGGTTACGCTACTACAAAGGAGTTGATCGCCTGATCCGCGCTCTCGCATTACTACCGTACGGTCGCGCAATTATTGTTGGTGGTGATGCAACGGTACGCGGTAGCGATCTGATCCGATTGGCTGCCGAAGTGGGAGTGGGTGATCGAGTACACGTACTGGGCGCCGTTGATAACGTTACATTACGAGCACTCTACGCGGTTGCCGATGTCTTTGTGCTGCCCTCAGTGGCACGCAGTGAAGCCTTTGGCATTGTGCAGATTGAAGCCCAACAAGCCGGGCTACCGATCATCTGTACCGAGCTAGGTACCGGCACGACGTATGTCAATTTACACTTGCGCACCGGCCTGGTCGTACCGCCTGATGATCCTCCGGCGCTAGCGCAGGCGCTCCACACGCTCTGGCAAAACCCAGATCGGGCACGTGCCTTCGGGTTGGCCGGACGTGAACGAGCAGCCACTGAGTTTAGCCTTGACCGAATGCTCACCCGTATTGAAGCAGTCTATGCCGAAGCGCTAACGACAACGGTGCTATAA
- a CDS encoding CBS domain-containing protein, with amino-acid sequence MANKTKPDIPAEQEIRFWMRTPAITINLAAPLSEALVLMREHDIRRLPVVVDTGELRGIITQGDIRGADIMRVAGLDPVDIAQALRNVKVYEVMSENPISVTPETSLREAALLMIENKIGGLPVVDDQNRVIGIITESDLFEALVQQLESHPRF; translated from the coding sequence ATGGCAAACAAAACGAAACCGGACATTCCGGCTGAACAGGAGATCCGCTTTTGGATGCGCACACCGGCCATCACGATCAATCTTGCTGCGCCGCTCAGTGAAGCGCTGGTGCTAATGCGCGAGCACGACATCAGGCGGCTACCAGTAGTCGTCGATACCGGTGAATTGCGCGGCATAATCACCCAGGGCGACATCCGCGGCGCCGATATAATGCGTGTCGCCGGCCTTGATCCGGTCGATATTGCCCAGGCCTTACGTAACGTGAAAGTGTATGAAGTGATGTCTGAAAATCCAATCTCGGTCACGCCAGAGACCAGTTTGCGCGAGGCAGCTCTGTTAATGATTGAAAACAAGATTGGCGGCCTACCGGTGGTAGATGACCAGAATCGGGTGATTGGAATCATTACAGAGAGCGATCTGTTTGAGGCGCTAGTGCAGCAACTGGAAAGTCATCCCCGGTTTTGA
- the carA gene encoding glutamine-hydrolyzing carbamoyl-phosphate synthase small subunit — MDAVLVLEDGRVFPGRSFGAPGERVGEVVFHTGMTGYQEILTDPSYCGQLVTMTAPHIGNTGVNDFDPESIQPQVAGFIVRSYSEHYSSWRARGSLAQLLREHGIVAISDVDTRALTRHIRTAGAMRGIISTTGDSIEALLAKCRAAPPMEGQDLTQVVTCPEPYHWVTNSIPFTPPYPNGPAQELIFHVVAYDFGLKRTILRRLVDHGCRVTVVPATTPPEDALALNPDGLFFSNGPGDPAAATYAVATLRALLGKLPIFGICLGHQLMGLALGGRTYKLPFGHHGANHPVRYLPTGRVEITSQNHGFAVDPDSLPAGVILTHINLNDQTLEGFEYPDLQCFSVQYHPEAGPGPHDATYLFARFAEAMAAHRS; from the coding sequence ATGGATGCAGTACTTGTTCTAGAAGATGGTCGGGTCTTTCCCGGTCGCTCATTCGGTGCGCCAGGTGAGCGGGTTGGCGAAGTGGTCTTTCACACCGGCATGACCGGCTATCAAGAGATATTGACCGATCCTTCGTATTGCGGTCAACTGGTGACGATGACTGCGCCGCACATTGGGAATACCGGTGTCAACGATTTCGATCCTGAATCGATCCAGCCCCAGGTGGCCGGTTTCATTGTTCGCAGCTATAGCGAACACTACAGCTCGTGGCGCGCCCGTGGCAGTCTGGCTCAGTTACTGCGCGAACATGGCATTGTTGCAATCAGTGATGTCGATACTCGTGCATTAACGCGCCATATCCGAACTGCTGGTGCGATGCGCGGCATAATCTCAACGACTGGCGACTCAATCGAGGCATTACTAGCCAAGTGTCGAGCTGCCCCACCGATGGAAGGGCAAGACTTAACGCAGGTGGTGACGTGTCCTGAGCCGTATCACTGGGTCACAAACAGCATCCCGTTTACCCCGCCCTACCCAAACGGGCCAGCCCAGGAACTGATCTTCCACGTTGTTGCCTACGACTTCGGCCTCAAGCGCACCATTTTGCGCCGCCTAGTTGATCACGGCTGTCGAGTGACTGTTGTACCGGCAACGACCCCACCTGAAGATGCGTTGGCGCTTAACCCTGATGGTCTCTTCTTCTCGAATGGACCGGGAGATCCGGCTGCGGCGACCTACGCTGTTGCCACATTACGGGCCTTGCTCGGTAAGTTGCCGATCTTCGGCATTTGTCTCGGCCATCAACTGATGGGGTTGGCGCTTGGTGGGCGAACGTACAAATTGCCATTTGGTCATCATGGGGCCAATCATCCGGTACGTTATTTACCAACCGGTCGGGTTGAGATCACTTCGCAAAACCATGGCTTTGCGGTAGACCCTGACTCGCTCCCGGCAGGAGTTATCCTAACGCACATTAATCTGAACGATCAGACCCTAGAGGGGTTTGAATACCCAGATTTACAGTGTTTCAGTGTGCAGTACCATCCAGAAGCAGGGCCAGGGCCGCACGATGCGACCTATTTGTTTGCCCGTTTTGCAGAGGCAATGGCAGCGCACCGGTCATAG